CCTAAATGTAATTTAGagtataaaaatttaaaactaattaacaacaaaataatCCCAATGACTGCTAGTACCATTTTAGCATAAAACACTCTTTTTTAACAACTATAAGAatcgagagagagaaaaaacaagaaGGTTCGTCATTGCCAAAGAGACATAGTTCTCAAGAATACAGCCAAAATGATTTATGATAAGAAGAGGGAGAATGATGGAATCCACCAAGAAACAGATAAGATCCTCTTTGATAAACTGATTAAAGTAGAATCTAACATGAATCATGTTTAAGAAATCCCATTAGCAATCCATAGACACAtctttaagacctttttttatatatatattattaaagaaGACTGTATATCATAAGGTGCTCACCCAGATTGACAAAACTCATCACCATGTCGGCATCACTGAGAAAGTGACTGTCCTGTTGGGTCAGCATCGGGGGTCCAGGGGTGGTGTACGCCGGTTTATAAGAGTCCTCCAGGATGGCGTTATTATACAGATCAAGCATGAACATGGGAGCCGCGGTGTGCCTCTCCTGCAGGAGCGGACGGGGCCGCTGCGGCAGCCCGAGGATGGAGAGGATCTCCCGCTGCATCTCCCTGCGCTCCTGGCTCTTCAGCCGCCGCTGGAGGAAGCTGGACTGAATGTCATTATCCAGACTGAAGTTTGCTTGCATTGCGTCCGCGAGCGCGCTGCAACCACACACCACTATCAAGCTGAGAGCAGCTGCACTGGAATCATatttaataaagataataaagaataaatcCTGAGCTGACAGTAAGTCTTGCTACTTCGTTTGATAGATCACAAAGTTGAGTTGACTGTGTTTAATAATCCAATCCTGAGGTAAGCACACATCCAGCATGATGTGTAATGTTGCATTGATGGTCTCACGCTTTAAATAGCCCGCTGCAGCTCGTGGGTGGGGCGCGCACACATGGGCTGTCTTTTACTACACAACAACATAAAACTACTAGTTTGCTGGAAATTATGTTCTAATTAGTACATACACATTTGTATGtcacgaaaattaaccatgttttattatagtaaaagtctAGTAACCATGTCTTTTTGGTCTCTTTTTTCTTCTCCAGATTGATTAaccagttttactacaaatagctaCCATGAgcattaaccatggttttactacaaataaaacgaAAACACCATGGTTACTTAAACCatagtaaccacaaattaaccagggtcttgctacactaaccatagtttaaccatggtaattgtagtaaaactgtggttatacaaatggcaatcaatgcaccaaaaaaaaaacatagttactacacttttagtataataaaaccatggttagtTTTTGTAAGGgatgttattataattatggATCAGTTTTACCGCTTTGATAGCTCAATGATGCAAACTGTAAGTAAATGGGCTAAATAAatagctttttttgttttaagtgaGAAGACTTTGCCTAGTCACGTGACTATTTACAACACCTAAAAGTTATCAGCTGTTGAGAATACTATGATACTGTTAGTAAAGACACACTTGTATTTAGGCAAGAGTTTCACGATTTGGATAGATCAGTGATGCAAACTGctcatcatttttattaaatcattaagtaaataaagttaaataataaagtttaagtaagtaaataaactttttttttttaaaactaaaactgaatgtTGGTCACAAATGTGAATTAACTGGGTTATTAATGCTATGGGATTCAGTTCATATGGTAAACCTTGCAAAAagttattacaattattattatcacaatAAAATTGAGATATCTTTCAGTCACCagagttatttaaaaaagaaaatgtgtttcaaatattatttaaataattgttttacagtAGTAGGATAAACTTTCGCTATACCGTGATACATTTCTGTTGACAGTTCAGCGCTATCCCTTACTCGGTTCCATAACAGAATTCTGCTTTATAATTGTAGCCTTACCCGTCTGAGCACACACTTACCTCCTGACCTGATCAATGCAAACGCCAGCACATCTTTGACCTGTAGCCCACCACGGGTTAAACATGTTTCACTCTCCGTCTGCCTTAATCTCTGTCCGATTAGGGAACAAACGTCAGGCGAGTCACGACAGGACTCGGAAAGACAATACAATGACAGCTCCAGCATGGCGATCTGGCATGTTGCTGACCACCTGCTGTGGTTAGGGCCTCTTTTCCCTGTGCTGGAGCCTGGAGACACCAGTCTGGCAACCAGCACCACCCTCCTGCTGTGCTTGCAGTCTGCGTGCAGCGGCCAGCCTGAGCCAAAAGGTCAAACGAGTCCCACACCCAGGTTAGCTCATACGTACTGCCCATGCTGAAAGGCACCAGTGATCTCACCAACTCTACTAGTCTTTCCCTGACACTTTTCCTCTGCAGACCTGGGCTGTGCTATAGGGTGGGGGTTGATAGTTTGGGTGGGGGGACAACTTGGAAAGCTGTGATGAGGGTGGCCCACTAAGGTTAGGCTACCAAAAAGAGAACAGGCCTGCCcataaaaatagctgtttcacTGTAAAGAACATACCTTTTTCTCTTTGAAGCTGCCTCTCCTCTTTTTGAGACCTTAACGTGTATTTAAATTAGCAAgatctgctgtgtgtgtttaacactgtcaggaaaaaattacatttggaCTCATCATGAGAATAACAAGACATCGACTTTAATCAACATTATTTGATCATGTAAAGCCAACGtatgaaataatagtcagaaaaGGTTATTTTTGAAATGGAACAGTTTAggtgaaacaaaaaaatctaattggATTCATCAGTCTTTTATTACTGATATAGgagaatatggagctcataTTCGCGGAGGAAAAACACCTCAGATATATTCAGAGGCCCAAACCGAGCAAAACAATTTGCAATTTGGTGCAGTCGCTGATATTTATGTTGCCAATGAGTTCTGGAGCCTATAACCGTAATAGCAGGCTACACATAAAATGCATACTGTATCTCCtaataatatgtcttagtaatATATTCAAATGCTTAGTTTATGATTaaagctctgtagtttttattgtggGGGCACAACGTACGTATGCATTGCAATACAATGATTGAGATAAATATTTCTCAAAAACTtaatgtatcatatttgatacttaCATTTTCACATGATTTCTCCACAAAGATgtatggataatcaagtaaacctCAGTTGTATCAATCCAGTAAATGCTCATCTTCAATATAAAAGTAATTCTTACATTTACTTGATAAAAACCATTAAAGATTTTACAGCAAATTACATGTTAACCACGATCTGAAGGAGAACGTGTTTAGAAGGACTTGTAccaggggaaaaaaagcatataCTACTAAGgataaactatcaatcagatgTCAGAAAGTATAGTATAAGAGGTCTTAGAGGCCATAGAAATTGGCATCTTATAACCAGGTTAATGCCTTTctacttaaaaatttaaataagcaaAGTGATGAAATCACAGCTGCATTTTCTTGTTATTTGGATCATTCTTTTATTTTGGGTCAACGTGGAATTTAAGACTTTGAGTCCTCACACCTAGTTTAAATAAACCAGAAATCAGGCAACATTAAACTAATCCCCAAACATGTGAACAAGCTACTCAAACAAAGCTTGGTAGAATCTCTCAAACTAAATTATGCAGCAAACAAAGCAAGCAGCCATTTAAACCAGCTATTTAGCCATCCAACCTGTtgtattattctatatttgCATTAATCACTTCTGCTAACTCAGAAATCACTTTGGATAATCTGCTCAAATATAATcgaaattagatttttttttttttaaatcacctcaatacatttaaaaagtaaacatattaaaataaatacacaaagaaCTGCATTAATCATTTGTTTTAGAATCTGCGTAATTACAATGGTTTAGCAAGACTAAAAGTGGCACTTCACACGTTTTGAAGGGATGTTTTGCACCAGAGACACTTTTGGGGGAAGGGCTCTCTTTAATATAAACCGTTGATGGGAGATAATCCCACTACTGATAATTCACGATTTGAGTTTCTTTGTgctaaattaaaacaaagagCTGGGAGGCGCCCTTATGTGCTGACAACACATTCAGTCGCGCTCTGTATGTACTCGACttacaaaacacaagatatgtGCTAATGTAATCACTCAAATAGGCGCTAATTGCCCTACAGTGCGTGCTAGTTTGTGCGTCTCAAAGTGTGACCCCACAGATAGCTACTTGTACATGGATAACATGacgaaattattataataataattattattattgttgttgttgttatctgTATCGGGCGAAAAGTGTTTGGTAATGTTTTGCAATGATTCtacaatgtaaaacaaataaaataataataataatacattgcgcattaattaattaataatgatgTTATAACGCGACTATGCACAACGCTTCTGTGTTTTGAggcactgaataaaaaacatCATTGTTCTGAAAAGTAAAAATCTCAACTGAATAAAGTTCACATAGAACTCTTGAATCACAACAATTCATTACATGTAGATGGGGAGGCTGTATTGGCCTCTACTGCCACCTTTCGGACAAATTATGGAAAAACAGAGAAATTGAATAGCAATCAGCAAGTGAAATGTCAATATAATTATGTTGCAAATGTAAGATGGTTTGTTTATAGATTTTTTGTATAGATATAGGCccagtgctgtaaaaaaaaatgtaaccatCTAAATAACAAACAAGgatttttcaaaacttttaacattttataataatgatgGTAAATATTCTTATGCAACAATTTCATCAGGCATATTCTGTAGACTACATGACAACAGTGACATTTAAAGGAGGACCAAACATATGATGGCTTGCGTGCAACACGGAGGGTTAAAATGTTATATGTAACCTTAAAAATGTACCTCTTGTCCATTTCGTCTTTGAATGCTGAAACCATCGATTTATAATAGCTACATATAAtgcatataatacatataattttagaTCAGAGGCTGGAACTTGGAACCCAACCTGACGTCATTGCAACAAACTCTCACTGCGCATGCGCGAGGACTATAAAATGCGGGTTCGCGCGCTCGTTCTTCCCAGTTCCgtcctccttgtgaagggtaaGTAGTATTcactttgtgattttttttgtttttttaaaatgcatatatctACTAGAAAAGTTTTTAAACGCACGTTCTGTAGATGTTTTACCAAAATACGCACAGTGctaaagttaaactaaaataagGATTTTGGTGTAGTTCCGCGCTGACCACGTGGCTCGTTTTCGGTGCACGCGGGAAGGTTATAGACAATGAAAACCTGATTGGTTTAGGATTATATTATACTGTTTAGTGCATATGACTTAGTAAGATGAATAAACACAAGTTACTTATGATGTTCAATTGTTTTAACGCTGCAAACTGGCGATTATATAAGCGACTTTGTAGTAGGTTTTTTCCAGTGGCCAAATTATCTGAGCAACTGTATATGAATTTCCTGTTTGTTTTACAGTATGTGGGCTGTTGGACCATGCAGTTTTCCTATAGTGCTGACTCAGATTTTGGtgagtttagatttttttttcttttttctagaCCTCGCTTTAAGACTTTTGGTAGCAATGATGACTGAACTTTTTTCCCCAGCAGATCGACACTGTTGACCttttttataacaaaaataagCCAAGTGATCTGAGCAACCATATAGTTGCCACAATCTGATGTTCACATTTTGGAGTGTCATTGACTTTTATAACTCCTATCCCCACAGATCATACTGGCACCAAATGGATGACCTTAAATTCATCAGACTGCGTTTCCGGAGTCTTTAACACTTGAAAACAGGTAAGGCTGAGCATGTTCTTGGCAGATTTGGTTGCCGTTTACCTGGTGCATATGATGACTGATCTTTTTTCCCCAGCAGATCGACACTGTTGACCTTTATAACAAAATAAGCCAAGTGATCTGAGCAACCATATAGTTGCCACAATCTGATGTTCACGTTCTGGAGTGTCATTGACGTTTAGAACTCCTATCCCCACAGATCATACTGGCACCAAATGGATGACCTTAAATTCATCAGACTGCGTTTCCGGAGTCTTTAACACTTGAAAACTGGTAAGGCTGAGCATGTTCTTGGCAGATTTGGTTGCCGTTTACCTGGTGCATATGATGACTGATCTTTTTTCCCCAGCAGATCGATAGTGTTGACATTTGCTATAAACTTTAAGCCAATTCACCTGAAGCACCATCAGAATGGCTTTGCATAGTGTAGTGGTGCTTTTCTTGTTCttaaggttgttgtttttttgtttttttttccaaaaaggGAGAATTCTGTAGTTCAAGAGGACCTCACACAATGAGTGACCCTTGAGGAATGGCCACACATAGATCAAAAATaggtatgcttttttttttttccctctttccTCCATGATTGCATATCATTTTCCATTCTCCAACTTAAATGTTAAGTTATATCTAATGGTTTCTTCCTCTTCTAGGAGTTTGAGCGACCTGTGCCTCCTCAAGGCCCTTCAGTGCCAAACCCACGTGGAGCAGTGGATGACGTACACAATGGGTTTTCTCCAAGCAGTCTAAACTTTACCAGCCACAGGGGAGGAAGTGCCTTTTGAGAGTATTAAAGTTGCTCTTATTTTGACCTAGTGTTCCAACATGCTGTTTTTGGAGAGGCATTTAAGTTTGTTCACTTTCTCAGAATGCTGTCACTAATTATTGCTTGTAACTTGTTTGTTCTATGTAAGTGTAAACTAGTCTTGCAGCTGGCacttttacaataaaatattaagccaTGAACTGACTTTGCATTTATGAAGACTTGTTCTCTGCGTCTCATCTGTGACATTATAGCAGTCAAATGTGTAAATCAAGCTGAACTGTCAAAGGAGTGAAATTTATGTCTAGGGAACATTCAAACAGGCATTTTGTACTCCACTTGagcaatattaaaatgcaacaaTGATCACTGTAGGTTAAGTGTCTAAAATGCAGGAATTTAAAGAtgttggaatttttttttttttttttaaggtaattGTACTTTATGCACTTAACACACCAGAATTAAATATTCTACTGCACACAGTTTTAAAGCATTCTTTCATGTTAACCAAGCAgtagcttttttttattttatgaacatTACAAAGCTTGCTTCTCAAAGGTTTTACATTGGTGAATGGTACATCCACTAAGACAACTGCTAGTATTTGTATAGGGTACTAGGAAAAGACAACTCAAACTCCTCTCCGATTGCACTGCCCTGCTTTAAACcatatataaacaaatgtaGTTCCCATGTGTTCCCCATTTGATTCACAAAGTAAAAGCAATGTTAATCATACACACTTCTGTACAAAATATACAGACGTCTTACAAGACGTTGGATAAGACTTAAAGGCTTCCCACACTAAAAAACCCATCACAATAAATCCACCCGATGCGGTCTGTAGTGATCCTCAATGTAATCTATGATCCAAATaatctgaaaacaaacacaagaacactttaaaatatgCAACAACGTTCCACAAAAACAAAGTTTGTTTTCAATAGAGCATAAACAGGATTATTTTGAAAGCATGAAAGTTGAAAACAAGATATAAGTCGATACTCACAAGATCATGCAAAACATGATGAAAATGTTCCAAAGAGCAATGAATATGCGAAAGTACCGCAGACTCAGCAAAAACTCTCTGATGTTGTCACctaaataatgcataataagTGTCAAATATGATCCAGTGATATTtagaggggaaaaaatgcaaaaatacataatctttgatctaatatttgacctatttcataaaaatgcatGCCAGCTCTATGCCATGATAGATTTAGGGCCTCTGTGGTGACCTGTAGCTGTCAGCCATCTGCTCACTGtacaattagttaacattataCTGTCccaataatattaaattaactattattttataatgcaaCGTTTATGAATTGCTGTCACCAGTGCTGGACGATCCAGATTCATCGCCGAACCCTTGAGACTGCGTTTCTCTCTTCTTCCTGCGCACAGACAGTGAACGGCACATATTAACAAGCGATCATCCAAATGAAAACTGGAAATGAAATCTGTGTTTTGACTCACAGTTTGAAGTTGAGCACCGCGCCGGCGTTCATGAGCAGAGTGCTGAAAACACAAGACAGTGAGTGACGTGGAGCGAGGAAAACACACTCCTGCTACACAGCGACAATAATACACTACACATATCAACATTACGAATAACTTTATATTTAACAATCCCGCGAAATGTATCCTGCTCTagaaaaatgtgacatttacccaaaaattaaaagatCTCCGATCATTTTGGATGATTATATCCGCCTCGGTTCGTCGTCTTCTTCTTCGATCTTTGTATGAGTACAGTGTGAGTCCTCAGTTCATCATCGCCCCCTGACGGCAGATTTAGGACACGACGCACTCCAGTCTGCGAAATgactcttcttcttcttttaattttataggCGGATGGCAAACCAACTTAAAGGTGcatttaccgccacctactgaaCTGGAGTATGGGCAGTAGCTCGATAGAGAGAAAGGAGAGGACTTATAATATCTATATATTTCGATTAAATTATTTCACTTATCCCAAGTACTTTTCAAATAATTCATTAAGAGACTATTTCCCTAGCAGATTTCCCATTGTCATATTTTGTTCTCCAACTTGTGTTTCTAACTCCCTTTTTTCACTCTAATAAAATGTGACCaattaagtgtaaatttttcgaaattgaggtttacacatcatctgaaagatgaataaataatctttccattgatgtatggtttgttaggtttggacaatatttggctaagatacaactatttgaaaatctggaatctgagggtgcaaaaaaaaaatcaaaatattgagaaaatcgcctttaaagttgtccaaatgaattcttagcaatgcatatttactaatcaaaaacgacgttttgatatatttacagtagtaaatttacaaaatatcttcatggaacatgatctttacttaatatactaatgatttttggcataaaagaaaatttatcattttgacccatacaatgtatttttggttattgctacaaatataccccagcgacttaagactggttttgtggtccagggttacaaATATGTTTTACTGTCTCTTGTGTGTTGCAGTGGTTGCAAAGACCAGTGGGTTTGTTTTCCTATTCTctgtaatgtaaaaattaaaccaGCGTGACCTGTAATTCACCTGTACACCTCTAAGACGTGTAATTATTTTTCCTTCCTTTGGATTCCTGCTCTGCCTAATACTACTtagtcctaagacacgaaacgatcgatttgtgcgagaaactgaacagtatttttataattttttacctctaataaACAACCatgtccaactgccctgagcgCGTGCACGGCATCCGGTGCGTGACGTCTTTATGTGCTCTGGCGTAGTTTAcgaaaaaaatgataaaaatctttgtttgtgttctactgaagaaacaaagtcacctgcatcttggatgccctgggggtaagcagataaacatcaaattttcatttttggatgaactatccctttaagggacatacaaataaaatatggcAAGAATACTGGGAAATAGCTGATACTGGACGACATCTGTATAACATACAAAAACAAGTAGGCATAAGTAGTATTAGGCAGATGGTATGGgcgtgcataagtgcatacggtatgggcagcttgcatattttggaaggcactatgaatgctgaaaggtaaaggttttagagcaacaaaTGCTCCAGATGActtctatttcagggaaggtcttgtgtatttcagcatgTCAACGCAAatccacatactgcagctattacaacagcatggcttcgtagaagagtctgggtgctgaattggcctgcctgcagtccagatctttcacctatagagaacatctggtgcatcattaaatgaaaaatacgtcaaagacgaccacaaactctttagcagctggaaacctattttaggcaagaatgggaccaaattccaacaccaaaactccagaaactcataacctcgatgcccagacgtcttcaaactgttttgaaaagaagaggagatgctacaccatggtaaacatgcgcccgtcccaactattttgagacctgtagcaggcatcaaatttgaaatgagctcattttgtgcataaaattgtgaaatgtctcagtttaaacatgaatgaatgaacaattgTTGAGTGCATGAAGTATCCACCATTCCACATTTCCTATTTTCGGTTAATTAAGTGCAACATTCAGgcatttaaagtgcactttttctttttggaattttacatttacatttaatcatttggcagatgctttaaAGGGATTCATCATAAGATGGCAGTAAACCTGAGAAGTGCCACTTGTATGAAGTTTCAGTCATCGTTCAAAAGAGACAGGAAGGGATTAAGGGATAATGATAGCATAGAAGAATTTCCAGCGTAGAAGAATGAGCACAGAAAAAAATTTCagagtgaacacacacactaatcatactatttatactacaaaacaGCATAGAATAAAACATGAGTATGAGTGATTTGGGACACATCTTATGCTAATGCTTTTGGTCTTGGCGGACTAGATTACTACACACTCTGCTGCTTGACTTTTtggacttgctactgccaacaGATACACAGACACACTTTTGTGAGATTGTAAGATTTGCAGCTGCCACATGAATGGGCAGACATAAATCCCAGAAAAGATCtagacaggtggagctgggggaggTGCAGGGTTTCAGACAAACTCTGATAGATCTGCTGTATGAGTAGTAAACGTTGTGATTGTTAGGTTGCATGTAAAGGACCTATTAGTTAGCATCATCTAGAGTTGCATGACTCAGATATTTTTCCACATGAATtagtttaaaaacaataattagtGGACCCCCTGTGCTCACAGTGGATCGCAGAGTTGAAGATCCCTGCTTTTAAGTTAATACTTATAACTTCGGTTTGTTATGTGACTATATGATACCATGGTACAATGATGGAATAAAAtggtagttaaaaaaaaaaaaaaaaaaacttgtattGCCATGGTAAGCCTCGTTTATACTTGCTTAAACCAGGTTGTAGGCTTATTACAGTGGTCCAGTAatgcacaacacaatgaaatctccacaacacaacgtaaacaagccacaacacaacaaaattagtacaacacaacagaaacaagccacaataTAATGGAAAACAAGTCGAAAACGAGCCGCAAcgcaacagaaacaagccacaataTAATGGAAAACAAGTCGAAAACGAGCCGCAAcgcaacagaaacaagccacaataTAATGGAAAACAAGTCGAAAACGAGCCGCAACgcaacagaaacaagccgcaatgcaacaaaattagcacaacacagcgGACTTagcacaaaataattaaataagtcTAATGCGTTGTGTTGTGGCAATTTCGTAGTGTTGTACTGGACCACCTTATAGGCAGTTTATATCAGAAATTGGCAAATATTCACAATGTTCTATAGTACTATGGCATATTTAAAGAGTAGCCTACTCTGGTACTACATGAACGATGGCCCCAAAACATGGCAGAAGTCTATAGGAATAGGCTGTTTCATTAGTGATATCTTTAAGTGTTTC
The Onychostoma macrolepis isolate SWU-2019 chromosome 11, ASM1243209v1, whole genome shotgun sequence genome window above contains:
- the smim7 gene encoding small integral membrane protein 7, whose protein sequence is MIGDLLIFGTLLMNAGAVLNFKLKKRETQSQGFGDESGSSSTGDNIREFLLSLRYFRIFIALWNIFIMFCMILLFGS